A single window of Bordetella genomosp. 11 DNA harbors:
- a CDS encoding DedA family protein has product MDHFVDQVRSFIEANQDWAGPITALLTMAESLVIVGLFVPATALMLITGGLVGSGSLDGSTILLWGIAGAVVGDALSYWLGRGVGPRVLRRWPLSNHRPAVARARLFFSRYGFASVLAGRFMGPIRSTIPTVAGVMGMSHARFQAANVLSAALWMPAMLAPGYLTMRNMDDISGASHIGMLIGTGISILLGVWLLCVMLRKRRIPSAARRTRR; this is encoded by the coding sequence ATGGACCATTTCGTCGACCAGGTACGAAGCTTTATCGAGGCCAACCAGGATTGGGCTGGCCCCATCACGGCCCTGCTGACCATGGCGGAATCGCTTGTGATCGTCGGGCTGTTCGTGCCCGCCACAGCGCTGATGCTGATCACCGGCGGGCTGGTCGGCAGCGGATCGCTGGACGGCAGCACCATCCTGCTTTGGGGCATCGCGGGTGCTGTCGTGGGCGATGCCTTGTCGTATTGGCTGGGGCGTGGCGTCGGCCCGCGCGTGCTGCGCCGCTGGCCGCTCAGCAATCATCGCCCCGCCGTCGCGCGCGCGCGGCTGTTCTTTTCGCGGTACGGCTTCGCTTCGGTGCTGGCCGGGCGGTTCATGGGCCCCATCCGCAGCACGATCCCCACGGTTGCCGGGGTGATGGGAATGAGCCACGCCCGCTTCCAGGCGGCCAATGTTTTGTCGGCCGCCCTATGGATGCCGGCCATGCTTGCACCCGGCTACCTGACCATGCGGAACATGGACGACATCTCGGGCGCCAGCCACATCGGCATGCTGATCGGCACGGGTATCTCGATCCTGCTTGGCGTATGGCTGTTGTGCGTGATGCTGCGCAAGCGGCGTATCCCTTCCGCCGCGCGCCGGACGCGCCGGTAG
- a CDS encoding branched-chain amino acid ABC transporter substrate-binding protein has product MRFTTTIRSLAMAVTAGFCVAGAAHAADTEIKLGYAGPLTGPQAHYGEDMQKGLILAIDEANKKGIKLDGKAVKFVLVSRDDQADPRTAVTVAQQLVDDDVSGILGHFNSGTTIPASRVYHDAGLVQIAMGTAPEYTKQGYDNTFRMMTSDTQQGAAVGRFMVETLHSKKIAIIDDRTSYGQGLADQVEKAVKAAGGQVVRREYTTDKANDFTSILTNIKGAAPEAIFFGGLDAQSGPMKRQLAALGLTMPFVSGEMTRSDTFLKLAGDAAEGTYASLAGVPLDKMAAGKEFAAAYKARFKEEPGVYAPYAYDGAWNMITAMEEAGSADSAKYLPMLRKLHRKGATSESIAYDANGDLKEVSVTIYQVKNGKWEMVETMVSQAQ; this is encoded by the coding sequence ATGCGCTTCACGACAACGATACGATCGCTCGCCATGGCCGTCACCGCCGGCTTTTGCGTGGCAGGCGCCGCGCATGCGGCCGATACGGAAATCAAACTAGGCTATGCCGGTCCGCTGACCGGACCCCAGGCGCACTATGGCGAGGACATGCAGAAAGGCCTGATCCTGGCCATCGACGAAGCCAATAAGAAGGGAATCAAGCTGGACGGCAAAGCGGTCAAGTTCGTGCTGGTTTCCCGGGATGACCAGGCCGACCCTCGTACCGCGGTAACGGTGGCCCAGCAATTGGTCGATGACGATGTCAGCGGCATTCTGGGACATTTCAATTCCGGCACCACCATTCCCGCCTCGCGCGTCTATCACGATGCCGGCCTGGTGCAGATCGCCATGGGTACCGCGCCCGAATACACCAAGCAGGGTTATGACAACACCTTCCGGATGATGACCAGCGATACCCAGCAGGGCGCCGCGGTGGGAAGGTTCATGGTCGAGACCCTGCACAGCAAGAAGATCGCCATCATCGACGACCGCACTTCCTACGGCCAGGGCCTGGCCGACCAGGTCGAGAAAGCCGTGAAAGCGGCGGGTGGCCAGGTCGTCCGGCGCGAGTACACGACCGACAAGGCAAACGACTTCACGTCCATCCTGACCAATATCAAGGGGGCTGCTCCCGAAGCGATATTCTTCGGCGGCCTGGATGCGCAGTCCGGCCCGATGAAGCGTCAACTCGCGGCGCTGGGGCTGACGATGCCTTTCGTTTCCGGCGAAATGACGCGCAGCGACACCTTCCTGAAGCTTGCCGGAGACGCAGCCGAAGGCACGTATGCCTCGCTGGCCGGCGTGCCGCTGGACAAAATGGCCGCGGGCAAGGAGTTCGCCGCGGCCTACAAGGCGCGTTTCAAGGAAGAGCCGGGTGTCTATGCGCCGTACGCCTATGACGGTGCGTGGAACATGATTACGGCCATGGAAGAGGCCGGCTCCGCAGACTCGGCCAAGTATCTGCCTATGCTGCGCAAGCTGCATCGCAAGGGCGCGACCAGCGAAAGCATCGCCTACGACGCCAACGGCGACCTCAAGGAAGTGTCCGTAACCATCTACCAGGTCAAGAACGGCAAGTGGGAGATGGTCGAGACCATGGTGAGCCAGGCGCAATAA
- a CDS encoding metal-dependent hydrolase, whose product MDSLTHVAMGGAIQAALLGRFQGRKALLYGAVLATLPDLDVFVPYPDPVSLMTYHRGFSHSLFVLTGLAALLAWLVRRRWPSAPYSASRLFLTLWLVLITHPLLDAMTTYGTQLFWPLPVQPASLSSIFIIDPVFTLPLLAAFLANLVWGERISRLRGGALGFAAAYLAWTLVAKTLVEQHVRTALAARGERASAMFSAPMPLNSLLWRVVARGPDDTYYETVASVFDRDEPEQLRQPLNRGLLRGLPPDQLLARLEWFTGGWLRYDAIGGDLVVTDLRMGMPGYYTFRFVMARGSPLAGWRTVLPSRWPSDRGGWAELRQILNRIVAPQPPLPLGAWASRTTQAASAQAD is encoded by the coding sequence ATGGATTCGCTTACGCACGTTGCTATGGGGGGAGCCATTCAGGCGGCCCTGCTGGGTCGTTTTCAGGGACGCAAGGCCCTGCTGTACGGTGCCGTGCTCGCCACGCTGCCGGATCTGGATGTATTTGTGCCGTATCCCGATCCGGTTTCGCTGATGACCTATCACCGGGGTTTTTCCCATTCCCTCTTCGTCCTGACCGGCCTGGCCGCCTTGCTGGCCTGGCTGGTGCGCCGGCGCTGGCCGTCGGCACCGTATTCCGCGAGCCGCCTATTCCTAACCTTGTGGCTGGTGCTGATCACGCACCCGTTGCTGGATGCGATGACGACCTATGGAACCCAGCTGTTCTGGCCGTTGCCGGTGCAGCCTGCCAGCCTATCCAGCATCTTCATCATCGATCCGGTCTTCACGCTGCCTTTGCTGGCTGCATTCCTGGCCAACCTCGTCTGGGGCGAACGCATCAGCCGCCTGCGCGGCGGGGCGCTGGGGTTCGCGGCGGCCTACCTGGCCTGGACGCTGGTCGCGAAAACCCTGGTCGAGCAGCACGTGCGTACCGCATTGGCCGCGCGCGGCGAGCGCGCGTCGGCGATGTTTTCCGCGCCCATGCCCTTGAATAGCCTGCTTTGGCGGGTTGTCGCGCGCGGGCCCGACGACACGTACTACGAAACCGTGGCCAGCGTGTTCGATCGCGACGAACCGGAGCAATTGCGCCAGCCGCTGAACCGGGGATTGCTGCGGGGCCTGCCGCCCGATCAACTGCTGGCGCGTCTGGAGTGGTTCACGGGGGGCTGGCTGCGCTACGACGCGATCGGCGGCGACCTCGTGGTCACCGACCTGCGCATGGGCATGCCTGGGTATTACACCTTTCGATTCGTCATGGCGAGGGGCTCACCCTTGGCAGGTTGGCGGACCGTCCTGCCCAGCCGGTGGCCGAGCGATCGCGGCGGGTGGGCTGAACTGCGGCAG
- a CDS encoding NADH:flavin oxidoreductase/NADH oxidase produces MASLFSSISLGRMSLPNRIVIAPMCEYSAEDGKATDWHMIHLGHLALSGAGLLFTEATAVEPGGRITPADLGLWDDATEASIAKVMHAIRRYSTIHMGMQLAHAGRKASSHTPWEGGDQIPSAQGGWICDAPSAVPYKDGEEPPHALDAAGLERVRAAFVQAARRADRLGFDTVQVHAAHGYLLHQFLSPLANRRTDEYGGSLENRMRFPLEVFDAVRAAFGADKPVGIRVSATDWVDGGWDLEQTVAFAHALKARGCDYIDVSSGGMSPAQKIALGPGYQVPFAERVKHETGLPTMAVGLITEPEQANEIVAQGKADMVSLARGMLYNPRWPWHAAAQLGEHVQAPKQYWRSQPRELKTLFVDASFGQR; encoded by the coding sequence ATGGCATCGCTATTCTCTTCCATTTCGCTGGGGCGGATGTCGCTCCCCAACCGTATCGTCATCGCCCCTATGTGCGAATACTCTGCCGAAGACGGCAAGGCGACGGATTGGCACATGATTCATCTCGGGCATCTCGCGCTGTCGGGCGCGGGCCTGCTGTTTACCGAGGCTACCGCCGTCGAGCCGGGTGGCCGGATTACTCCCGCCGACCTCGGGTTATGGGATGACGCGACCGAGGCCTCCATCGCCAAGGTCATGCACGCGATCCGCCGCTATTCGACCATTCACATGGGAATGCAGCTGGCACACGCGGGCCGCAAGGCCTCCAGCCATACGCCGTGGGAAGGCGGGGACCAGATTCCCTCGGCCCAAGGGGGATGGATATGCGACGCGCCTTCCGCCGTCCCGTACAAGGACGGCGAGGAGCCGCCCCATGCGCTGGATGCCGCGGGATTGGAACGCGTCCGCGCCGCCTTTGTGCAAGCCGCCCGCCGTGCGGACCGTCTGGGTTTCGATACCGTCCAGGTGCATGCCGCGCATGGCTACCTGCTGCACCAGTTTCTGTCGCCGCTTGCCAATCGCCGCACCGATGAATATGGCGGCAGCCTGGAAAACCGCATGCGATTTCCGCTGGAAGTGTTCGATGCCGTCCGCGCGGCATTCGGCGCGGACAAGCCCGTCGGCATACGCGTGTCGGCGACCGACTGGGTGGATGGCGGGTGGGACCTGGAGCAAACCGTGGCCTTCGCCCACGCCTTGAAGGCGCGGGGATGCGACTATATCGATGTGTCCTCGGGCGGTATGTCGCCCGCGCAGAAGATCGCGCTGGGGCCGGGATACCAGGTGCCTTTCGCCGAACGCGTCAAGCACGAGACCGGCTTGCCGACAATGGCGGTCGGGTTGATCACGGAGCCCGAGCAGGCCAACGAGATCGTTGCCCAAGGCAAGGCGGACATGGTGTCGCTGGCGCGGGGCATGCTCTATAACCCGCGTTGGCCCTGGCATGCCGCGGCGCAGCTGGGCGAGCATGTACAGGCACCCAAGCAGTATTGGCGTTCGCAGCCCCGCGAGTTGAAAACGCTGTTCGTCGACGCCAGCTTCGGTCAACGATAG
- a CDS encoding ABC transporter ATP-binding protein, whose amino-acid sequence MSQTPLLELRDLQVAYGGIRAVRGVDLVVNRGELVCLIGANGAGKSSTLRAICGLIPVAGGQVLYQGASIQGRRPHELVREGLVMVPEGRGIFGQLTIEENLAMGAYVRRDGAGIRADMESVFEQFPRLAERRKQAAGTLSGGEQQMVALGRAMIARPTLLLLDEPSMGLAPLMVEKVFEVISGIAADGVTILLIEQNARLALEYSKRGYVMESGELILSGASRTLLTDPKVRAAYLGELETA is encoded by the coding sequence ATGAGCCAAACGCCTTTGCTCGAATTGCGTGACCTGCAGGTCGCCTATGGGGGGATTCGCGCGGTGCGTGGTGTCGACCTGGTGGTGAACCGCGGCGAACTGGTGTGCCTGATCGGCGCCAATGGCGCGGGCAAGAGTTCGACACTGCGCGCTATCTGCGGCCTCATCCCGGTCGCGGGTGGACAAGTCCTTTACCAGGGGGCGTCCATCCAGGGACGGCGGCCCCACGAATTGGTCCGTGAAGGACTCGTCATGGTCCCCGAAGGACGCGGCATCTTCGGCCAATTGACCATCGAGGAAAACCTGGCGATGGGCGCCTATGTGCGGCGCGACGGGGCCGGAATCCGCGCCGATATGGAAAGCGTCTTCGAGCAGTTCCCGCGCCTGGCGGAACGCCGCAAGCAGGCGGCGGGCACGCTGTCCGGCGGCGAGCAGCAGATGGTCGCCCTGGGGCGTGCCATGATCGCCCGTCCCACCTTGTTGCTGCTCGACGAACCGTCGATGGGACTCGCGCCGCTCATGGTGGAGAAGGTGTTCGAAGTGATATCGGGCATCGCCGCCGACGGCGTGACGATCCTGCTGATCGAGCAGAATGCGCGGCTCGCACTGGAATACAGCAAGCGTGGCTACGTGATGGAGTCGGGCGAACTGATTTTGTCCGGCGCTTCCAGGACCTTGCTGACAGACCCGAAGGTCCGGGCGGCGTATCTGGGCGAACTCGAAACCGCCTGA
- a CDS encoding ABC transporter ATP-binding protein has translation MTATLLEARGLGKRFGGLQALSDVSFDIQSGEIYGLIGPNGAGKTTLFNVLTGLYVPEAGQCVFAGENLVGAKPHEIATLGMARTFQNIRLFANLTALENVMIGRHVRTRAGLIGAVLRNRRTRAEEAAIEARAHALLEYTGIAARANDIAKSLSYGDQRRLEIARALATEPRLLALDEPAAGMNASETVVLRRLIEKIRSDGVTVLLIEHDMKLVMGLCDRVLVLEYGKVLAMGKPADVQRDPKVIEAYLGAGAAQEAAA, from the coding sequence ATGACTGCAACCTTGCTTGAAGCACGCGGGCTGGGCAAACGATTCGGTGGCCTGCAGGCGCTATCGGACGTCAGCTTCGATATCCAGAGCGGCGAAATCTATGGCTTGATCGGCCCGAACGGGGCGGGCAAGACCACATTGTTCAACGTGCTGACGGGGCTGTACGTACCGGAAGCGGGGCAATGCGTGTTCGCCGGCGAAAACCTGGTGGGCGCGAAACCGCATGAAATCGCTACGCTGGGCATGGCGCGCACGTTCCAGAACATCCGTCTGTTCGCGAATCTGACGGCGTTGGAAAACGTCATGATCGGCCGGCATGTACGCACGCGGGCGGGGCTGATCGGCGCGGTGCTGCGCAACCGCCGAACCCGCGCGGAAGAGGCCGCCATCGAAGCGCGCGCGCATGCTTTGCTGGAGTACACCGGTATCGCGGCGCGTGCCAACGACATCGCCAAGTCCCTGTCTTACGGAGATCAGCGGCGGCTGGAGATCGCCCGGGCGCTGGCGACCGAACCGCGCCTGCTGGCACTGGATGAACCGGCGGCCGGCATGAACGCCTCCGAAACCGTGGTCCTGCGCCGGCTGATCGAGAAAATCCGTTCCGATGGCGTTACCGTGCTTTTGATTGAACACGATATGAAACTGGTAATGGGTTTGTGCGATCGCGTACTCGTACTGGAATACGGCAAAGTCCTGGCCATGGGCAAGCCGGCCGATGTGCAGCGCGATCCCAAGGTAATCGAAGCGTATCTGGGTGCCGGCGCGGCACAGGAGGCGGCGGCATGA
- the dut gene encoding dUTP diphosphatase, protein MKSVALKILDERMREFLPAYATPGAAGLDLRACLETALTLAPGETALVPTGLAIHIGDPGYAAMILPRSGLGHKHGIVLGNLVGLIDSDYQGQLMVSTWNRGSADFTLHPMDRLAQMVIVPVAQVAFEVVTDFDASERGAGGFGSTGRG, encoded by the coding sequence ATGAAATCCGTAGCCCTGAAAATCCTCGACGAACGCATGCGCGAATTCCTGCCCGCCTACGCCACGCCCGGCGCCGCCGGCCTGGACTTGCGTGCCTGCCTGGAAACCGCGCTGACCCTTGCCCCGGGCGAGACGGCGCTCGTGCCCACGGGGCTGGCCATCCACATCGGCGATCCCGGATATGCCGCCATGATCCTGCCGCGTTCGGGCCTGGGCCACAAACACGGAATCGTACTGGGCAATCTGGTCGGGCTGATCGACTCCGACTACCAGGGGCAATTGATGGTGTCGACGTGGAACCGTGGCAGTGCCGACTTCACGTTGCACCCCATGGACCGCCTGGCGCAGATGGTCATCGTGCCCGTGGCCCAGGTGGCCTTCGAAGTCGTGACGGACTTCGACGCGTCGGAGCGCGGCGCCGGCGGCTTCGGCAGCACGGGCCGCGGCTAG
- a CDS encoding branched-chain amino acid ABC transporter permease, translating into MDIFIQQLINGLTQGSMYALVALGYTMVYGIVGLINFAHGDVVMVGAMVATTLALTLVGADPSVSPWLVFGVGLLCAAPVCMALGWLAERVAYRPLRRAPRLAALITAIGVSIILQNLAMMIWGRDYEHFPQIVKLQMFSLGGAKISSLQIAIILIAALVMAALLLLVHKTRLGTAMRATAQNREVAGLMGVNINTVISAAFLIGSALAAVAGMMVTTYYGVAHYTMGFMLGLKAFTAAVLGGIGNLAGAMFGGILLGVIEALAAGYIGDLTGGFMGSNYQDVFAFLVLVLVLIFRPSGLLGERVGDRA; encoded by the coding sequence ATGGATATTTTCATTCAGCAACTTATCAACGGCCTGACCCAGGGCAGCATGTATGCCCTGGTCGCGCTGGGCTATACCATGGTGTATGGCATCGTCGGCCTGATCAACTTCGCGCATGGCGATGTGGTCATGGTGGGCGCCATGGTGGCGACCACGCTGGCGTTGACCCTCGTCGGCGCGGACCCGTCGGTTTCGCCATGGCTTGTCTTCGGGGTGGGCCTGCTTTGCGCCGCGCCCGTCTGCATGGCGCTGGGCTGGCTGGCGGAACGCGTCGCCTACCGTCCCTTGCGGCGAGCTCCCCGGCTGGCGGCGCTGATCACCGCCATCGGCGTTTCCATCATCCTGCAAAACCTCGCCATGATGATCTGGGGACGTGACTACGAACACTTCCCGCAGATCGTCAAGCTCCAGATGTTCTCGTTGGGCGGCGCAAAGATCAGTTCGCTGCAGATTGCCATCATCCTCATCGCCGCGCTGGTCATGGCCGCGCTGCTACTGTTGGTGCACAAGACCCGCCTGGGCACGGCCATGCGGGCGACCGCGCAGAACCGCGAGGTCGCGGGGCTGATGGGCGTGAATATCAATACGGTGATCTCCGCCGCCTTCCTGATCGGCTCGGCGCTGGCCGCCGTGGCCGGCATGATGGTGACTACCTATTACGGCGTGGCGCACTACACGATGGGCTTCATGCTGGGCCTGAAGGCCTTTACCGCCGCGGTGCTGGGCGGCATCGGCAATCTTGCCGGCGCCATGTTCGGCGGCATATTGCTGGGGGTGATCGAAGCCTTGGCAGCAGGGTACATCGGCGATCTGACCGGCGGTTTCATGGGCAGCAACTATCAGGATGTGTTCGCATTCCTCGTGTTGGTGCTTGTCCTGATCTTCCGTCCTTCCGGATTGCTCGGCGAACGTGTGGGGGATCGCGCATGA
- a CDS encoding ABC transporter permease subunit: MMTSFASRGRISPAAWLGIGLVAAALAVLPFMLGMAGQSWVRILNFALLYVMLSLGLNIVVGFAGLLDLGYIAFYAVGAYTWALLASPHFNLHLPFWAILPISVALACLFGILLGAPTLKLRGDYLAIVTLGFGEIIRVFLNNLNAPINITNGPQGVNRVDPFRVADFAFNRTETLFGIRVTGPEKYYYLLLLLTLLIMFVCLRLQNSRIGRAWEAIREDEVAAKAMGINTRNIKLLAFAMGASFGGVAGSLFASMQGFVSPESFSLTESISVLCMVVLGGMGHIPGVILGSIVLAVFPEFLRAVIVPAQKAIFGAVVVDPEAIRMLLFGFAMVCVMLFRPAGLWPSSVRKRELSRSSEGGQA, from the coding sequence ATGATGACAAGTTTTGCTTCGCGCGGCCGCATTTCACCCGCCGCGTGGCTGGGTATAGGGCTCGTGGCGGCCGCATTGGCTGTCCTGCCTTTCATGTTGGGCATGGCTGGCCAAAGCTGGGTCCGCATCCTCAACTTCGCCCTGTTGTATGTGATGCTCTCCCTGGGCCTGAACATCGTGGTGGGCTTCGCCGGCCTGCTGGATCTGGGGTATATCGCTTTCTACGCCGTTGGCGCCTACACCTGGGCGTTGCTGGCGTCGCCGCATTTCAACCTGCACCTGCCGTTCTGGGCCATCCTGCCGATCAGCGTCGCGCTGGCCTGCCTGTTCGGCATCCTGCTGGGGGCGCCCACCCTGAAGCTGCGCGGCGATTACCTGGCCATCGTCACATTGGGCTTCGGCGAGATCATCCGGGTCTTCCTGAACAACCTGAACGCTCCCATCAATATCACCAACGGGCCGCAAGGGGTCAACCGCGTGGACCCTTTCCGCGTGGCGGACTTTGCCTTCAACCGCACCGAAACGCTGTTCGGGATACGCGTGACGGGGCCGGAGAAGTATTACTACCTCCTGCTCTTGTTGACCTTGCTGATCATGTTCGTGTGCCTGCGATTGCAGAATTCACGCATCGGGCGGGCGTGGGAAGCCATACGGGAAGACGAGGTCGCGGCCAAGGCCATGGGGATCAATACACGCAACATCAAGTTGCTGGCCTTCGCGATGGGCGCCTCGTTCGGCGGCGTGGCCGGTTCGTTGTTCGCGTCCATGCAGGGCTTCGTCAGTCCGGAAAGCTTCAGCCTTACCGAATCGATCTCCGTCCTGTGCATGGTGGTGCTGGGTGGAATGGGCCATATTCCGGGCGTGATCCTCGGGTCCATCGTCCTGGCGGTTTTTCCGGAATTCCTGCGCGCGGTTATCGTTCCGGCCCAGAAGGCCATTTTCGGCGCCGTCGTCGTCGATCCGGAAGCCATCCGCATGTTGTTGTTCGGCTTTGCCATGGTGTGTGTCATGCTGTTCCGGCCCGCCGGCTTGTGGCCCTCGTCGGTACGCAAGCGTGAGCTGAGCCGATCGTCCGAAGGAGGTCAGGCATGA
- a CDS encoding OsmC family protein has protein sequence MKRKASAVWKGDLKSGTGTISTDSGALSSAPYGFNTRFGDTKGTNPEELLGAAHAGCFSMALSNILGEAGMTADSIQTEAVVTLDKADGGFAITAVHLTVVAKIPGADPHAFEEAANKAKAGCPVSKVLNATITMDARLAS, from the coding sequence ATGAAGCGAAAGGCATCGGCAGTATGGAAAGGCGATCTCAAGTCCGGCACGGGGACGATTTCTACCGACAGTGGCGCGCTATCCAGCGCACCCTATGGCTTCAACACACGTTTCGGCGATACCAAGGGTACGAATCCGGAAGAGCTTCTTGGGGCAGCGCACGCCGGCTGCTTCTCCATGGCACTCTCGAACATCCTTGGCGAGGCGGGCATGACGGCCGATAGCATCCAGACGGAAGCGGTTGTCACGCTGGACAAGGCCGACGGCGGATTTGCCATTACCGCGGTGCATCTGACCGTCGTGGCCAAGATACCGGGGGCGGATCCTCATGCCTTCGAAGAAGCCGCGAATAAAGCCAAGGCCGGCTGCCCGGTCTCCAAAGTGCTGAACGCCACCATCACCATGGACGCGCGCCTGGCTTCCTGA
- a CDS encoding Nramp family divalent metal transporter, translated as MSELIYAISGGKAALQDGGKMPAGLRRLIGSGLLVAVGYIDPGNWATDIAGGSRFGYHLLMVVFLAAFLALGFQVLVSRLALATGQDLATLTVRHLPRPLARTAWLAGEAAILATALAELIGGAIALRLLFGIPLMAGVAMTGAGTYAVLLFARNNAERHERIIGLLLAIVSVSFVYLLFQANPAWTEVASGAAQPTRALRSPEGFMIALGIIGATLMPHNLYLHSGELAQRAHGLPVAMRGMAMRVARSDTVFSLGIATLVNAAIMIVAAASLSGTGVAVSSLDQAHAAIGKTLGVGAAIVFAVALYAAGQSSTITGVLAGKVLSKGFSTGGWSDRRRALVTRAVAGVAAMGMLAYTGGQDPDQLLVLSQVILSLALPFALVPLVMLAVRREVMGSFVLRGVWRALAIAATTAIILLDGYLLLVQAMPG; from the coding sequence ATGAGCGAGTTGATTTACGCGATTTCGGGGGGCAAGGCTGCCCTCCAGGACGGCGGCAAGATGCCCGCCGGCCTGCGCCGGCTGATCGGCTCGGGATTGCTCGTCGCGGTGGGATACATCGATCCGGGCAACTGGGCCACCGACATCGCCGGCGGCAGCCGCTTTGGCTACCATCTTCTGATGGTGGTTTTCCTGGCTGCTTTCCTGGCGCTGGGATTCCAGGTGCTGGTCTCGAGGTTGGCGCTGGCGACGGGCCAGGACCTGGCGACGCTGACGGTGCGCCATCTTCCGCGCCCCTTGGCCAGGACCGCATGGCTGGCAGGCGAAGCGGCCATCCTGGCCACTGCCCTGGCGGAACTGATCGGCGGTGCGATTGCGCTGCGCCTGCTTTTCGGCATCCCGTTGATGGCCGGCGTCGCCATGACGGGTGCCGGCACGTATGCCGTTCTTCTGTTCGCGCGCAACAATGCCGAGCGCCATGAGCGAATTATCGGCCTGCTGCTCGCGATCGTTTCGGTGTCGTTCGTGTACCTGCTTTTCCAGGCGAACCCGGCGTGGACCGAAGTCGCCAGCGGCGCCGCGCAGCCCACCCGCGCGCTGCGTTCCCCTGAAGGGTTCATGATTGCCCTGGGCATCATTGGCGCGACGCTCATGCCGCACAATCTCTACCTGCATTCGGGCGAACTGGCCCAGCGCGCGCACGGCCTGCCCGTCGCGATGCGAGGCATGGCGATGCGCGTGGCCCGTAGCGATACGGTGTTCTCGCTGGGCATCGCGACCCTGGTCAATGCCGCCATCATGATCGTCGCCGCCGCGTCGCTCTCGGGAACGGGAGTAGCGGTCAGCAGCCTGGACCAGGCCCATGCCGCGATTGGCAAGACCCTGGGCGTCGGCGCGGCTATCGTGTTCGCCGTGGCCCTGTATGCGGCCGGGCAAAGCTCGACCATCACCGGCGTACTGGCTGGCAAGGTGCTGTCGAAAGGATTCAGCACGGGAGGATGGTCCGATCGCCGGCGCGCTTTGGTGACGCGGGCGGTTGCCGGTGTCGCGGCCATGGGCATGCTGGCCTATACCGGAGGACAGGATCCCGATCAGTTGCTGGTGCTGAGCCAGGTGATATTGAGCCTGGCACTGCCCTTCGCCCTGGTGCCGCTCGTCATGCTGGCCGTGCGGCGGGAGGTGATGGGGTCTTTCGTGTTGCGGGGGGTCTGGCGCGCGTTGGCGATCGCGGCCACAACGGCGATCATCCTGCTCGACGGCTATCTTTTGCTCGTCCAGGCAATGCCCGGTTAA